GTCTGACGATGTTTGGAATACTTACAGCCACAATACCATCACCCCTTCCTAAATTCTTTGTCCAGCAAACTGTATAACGTGAGATAATCCATTATGAAGGTCTCCTTCATGTCGGACAACCTCCCCCATAAAAAAGTGAACAATACGCCAGTCTGGAAAATTTGCGAGGAACTCCTCTGGGGAATATAAGAGACTTTTATCCTGCGGACCACCCGTTTTATACTCAAGCTGATAATAAGAATAAACTTCTGTAATAAAATACCCCCCAGGTTTTACAGCATTTCTTATTCCCTTAAAAGTCTTTTCACGTAATTCTTTCGGGAAATGACCAAATACACATATCAATTCATCCCATTTATCTTGAAGCCATATCGCTTGATTTAAATCAATGAGCTCTGTCTTAACAGATACACCTCTTTCCAGGGCTAATCTATTGGTTTTCTCTAGTCCAGAAGCTGCATAATCCCATGCTGTAACGTTCATCCCTTGTTCTGCTAAAAATACGGCGTTCCTTCCTTCTCCTTCAGCTATTGCTAATGCATCACCTGTTAATCCTAATTTTTTTTGCATATCAGCAATAAAGACATTTGGTTCAGTCCCATACACATATTTCTCTTCCTGAAACCGTTGATCCCAAGTACTCATTATGTATTCTCCTTTTAGTTTGAAAAGTCGTTCTCATTATTTTGGGAGATCATTCTCATTAATTAAGGCCTACTGTATCTAACCTTACAATTTATACAGAGTTTTTCCTCTCTAGTATCAAACAAGAAAAGGTAATTTAACCAGCAAATTTCACGCTAATTCCAATTTTTCAAAATGATTTCGAAAAAAAAAGAGAGAAGAATCCCTCTTTTTTAGAACAACTTTTGAATCAGTAATACGACTCCTACCAGGAGCCAAACAAACACCCCGGGTCATATGGGTGGAAAAAATGACCTAGAATCTTTTTTATGAATGCCTCAAGTTCCTTTTTTACAGCCTTTTTGTTTATCCATGTTTTCACCATCTTTAGTAAGGTTTATTTATAGCTTACTAGCTCACCTGTCCATTGGAGAATACCGCCATCTACACTTTTAATATTCGTATAACCCTTATCTTTTAGTAGTTTGGCAGCTTGAAGGCTACGCTTTCCACTTCTACATATAATAATTACTTCGGAATTTATTGGAATATCACTGTATTGTGACTTTAAGGTACTAAGTGGATAGTTTTTCATTCCTTCTATATGACTGGACTCGTATTCATGATTCTCACGTACATCAATAAATATGACACTGTCAGATTGATCTTCTTGCAATCTATCTTCTAACTCTGAAATAGAAATGGTATCAATACTCTGTTTTGCTAAGAAATCAAATCCTAGGTAAAGGATTAGTAGAAAGATAGGTACATAAAATACTAGTTTCTTAACATTCATATAGTCACCTACTTAAAAAAATTAATGAAGAAAACTACCCTACACCCGTAGAGTAGTATACTTTCCTCCACCTAATAAACTCTTTGTATAATCAATTTTAGCATGATCGAAATAAACCTTATGCGCTTCATTGACTAAAAATATAATCCCATCTATTTCAATCTGTTCATCCTTTTCTAAAGCTGACTCTTCCAGAGCCAGGCGAAGCTGTGGTCCACCTCAGCCAATGCCCATAGCTAGACGAACGAATGGCTGTTTTCCTTCGTCTAGAAGGTCTTGTACTTCTTTTTTTATCTGGCTCATTGCTGCAGCCGTCACTTTAACCATCGCGAATCCCTCCTTATCAACACAATATTATTCAATAATATCCCCGTTTTATAAAATATCTAGCCAGATCTTCACTGCAGTTGCTGCAATCAAAATAGCCAGAATGATTTGTAGGATTTTTGTATTCATCTTTTTCCCAGCCATTGCTCCTAATGGAGAAGCAATCAGGCTTGCAATAATCATGATGAAAGCTGGAAAATAATCTATTTGTCCTGTCGTGATTTTTCCGACTGTTGCCCCTATGGATGAAATAAATGTGATCGCTAATGATGAAGCGATGGTCATTCTTGTTGGTATTTTTAATACGACCAACATGATTGGTACTAATAGGAACGCACCTGCTGCTCCAACAATCCCAGCTCCAGTCCCCACAATTAATGCCAATATTGCAGCTAACCATTTATTAAATTTCACTTGATCCAGAGGAATATCGTCAATCCCCTTTTTAGGGATAAACATCATGACAGCAGCTATCAATGCTAATATACCATAGACTAAATTAATGCCACCCTCTGACATTAATTTTGACCCATAGCCTCCAATAAAACTACCAATTAATATACTTGCACCCATATAACCAATCAATGTTTTATTTAAGTATCCACCTTTTCGGTATGCCCAAACACCACCGATTGTAGCAAAGAACACTTGAATCGCACTTATTCCGGACACTTCATGTGCTGTAAAGGCTGCTAAACCAAATAATGGCGGGATATATAATAGCATCGGATATTTAATAATCGATCCACCAATCCCTAGCATCCCGGAAATATATGAACCAATAAATCCAATGAGGAAAATAGTAATAATAAATCCAATATCCATTGTAGTACCTCCTTTTTGAATAGTTTGTTTTTTGTACAGTTTGTTGTTTCTGTAAAAATCCCAAGAACCGGATTTTTACCTTAGTTTTAAGGATTCTACTATACATGTAGAGAGTTGCTCTTTTCTCATTAATTCTTAACTCAGTAAATAAACAAGGGAAACATAAAAATGAAGTTATAAAAAGTAACAAAGTTTTAGAAAAGAGCCTTTGAAAAAGGGAACCTTACATAAGGCTCCCTTTATTTTTTACGCTTTTTTAATCCAGAACTTGAATACGTCATTTTCTTCTTCGTGCTTTAAAAATTCATGGCCACCTGATTTCGCCCAAGCTGCTAGGTCGTTTTTGGCCCCTTTATCTGTCGCATGGATTTCTAGGATTTGACCAGATTCTAATTCGTTCATTGCTTTCTTAGTTTTGACGATTGGCATTGGGCACGCTAATCCTTTTGCATCTAATACTTTTGTTGCTTCCATTTTTATGACCTCCGATATAATTATTTTTCACTTAAGATCTATCTTCATTTTTGCATGAGGAGAGTTATTTTCACTATCGTGAAAAAACTTACCTCACCGCACAGCGGTTTGGTCCGATTTCCATTTCACGTTGTTTGTCTTGGTCTGGGCTGATTTTACCCATGTTCGTTTCACGAATTTCTTGATACGCATTTGGCTGTGGTGGTAAGTTTTCTGTTACTAGTCTTCTGAATTCATTCTCGTCTTCAATGTTAAGACCATGATTTTGAGCAAATAGTTTTCCTAATTTTGCTGCTACACTTCCTTCTTCATTTAATTCCTCAATAATCATGAAGTGAGCTGGTAGAACAACTAGATCTTCTGATAGCTCTCTGTAACGAGAGTATAAGCTTTCTCTTAAATCTGCTACCCAATCTTCTGCCATTCCAGCAAGGTCCGGTCTTCCAATTGAATCGATGAATAAGATATCTCCTGAAAGAAGGAACTTTTCATCTACGACAAAGGATGTAGACCCAATTGTGTGTCCTGGAGAGTATAGCGCATGAATATCAATCGCTGTATTTCCGATGGTTACCACGTTCCCACCTTCTAGCGCGTTGTATTCGAATGTTACTTCTTCTGCATCCTTTGGTGGTAACCAGTATGCTGCGCCTGTTTTTTCAGCAATCACTCTTCCACCTGAAATATGGTCTGCGTGTAAGTGAGTATCGAATACATGAGTGATTTTTGCTCCGATTCCTTCAGCAAAGTTCAGATATACATCAGTCATACGAGTCGAATCAATTAGTGCAGCTTCACCGTTTGAAACCACCATGTAAGATAGACACCCTTTACCGATTCGAACGAACTGATAGATCTCGCCACCATCTTTTAAATCTCCAACCTTCACAGGTTC
This region of Bacillus mesophilus genomic DNA includes:
- a CDS encoding SAM-dependent methyltransferase — translated: MSTWDQRFQEEKYVYGTEPNVFIADMQKKLGLTGDALAIAEGEGRNAVFLAEQGMNVTAWDYAASGLEKTNRLALERGVSVKTELIDLNQAIWLQDKWDELICVFGHFPKELREKTFKGIRNAVKPGGYFITEVYSYYQLEYKTGGPQDKSLLYSPEEFLANFPDWRIVHFFMGEVVRHEGDLHNGLSHVIQFAGQRI
- a CDS encoding rhodanese-like domain-containing protein; translated protein: MNVKKLVFYVPIFLLILYLGFDFLAKQSIDTISISELEDRLQEDQSDSVIFIDVRENHEYESSHIEGMKNYPLSTLKSQYSDIPINSEVIIICRSGKRSLQAAKLLKDKGYTNIKSVDGGILQWTGELVSYK
- a CDS encoding sulfite exporter TauE/SafE family protein, translated to MDIGFIITIFLIGFIGSYISGMLGIGGSIIKYPMLLYIPPLFGLAAFTAHEVSGISAIQVFFATIGGVWAYRKGGYLNKTLIGYMGASILIGSFIGGYGSKLMSEGGINLVYGILALIAAVMMFIPKKGIDDIPLDQVKFNKWLAAILALIVGTGAGIVGAAGAFLLVPIMLVVLKIPTRMTIASSLAITFISSIGATVGKITTGQIDYFPAFIMIIASLIASPLGAMAGKKMNTKILQIILAILIAATAVKIWLDIL
- a CDS encoding sulfurtransferase TusA family protein, producing the protein MEATKVLDAKGLACPMPIVKTKKAMNELESGQILEIHATDKGAKNDLAAWAKSGGHEFLKHEEENDVFKFWIKKA
- a CDS encoding MBL fold metallo-hydrolase encodes the protein ILDKIPTDKEILVVCAKEGSSLMVAEMLVEQGLQASYLEGGMKTWSEHLEPVKVGDLKDGGEIYQFVRIGKGCLSYMVVSNGEAALIDSTRMTDVYLNFAEGIGAKITHVFDTHLHADHISGGRVIAEKTGAAYWLPPKDAEEVTFEYNALEGGNVVTIGNTAIDIHALYSPGHTIGSTSFVVDEKFLLSGDILFIDSIGRPDLAGMAEDWVADLRESLYSRYRELSEDLVVLPAHFMIIEELNEEGSVAAKLGKLFAQNHGLNIEDENEFRRLVTENLPPQPNAYQEIRETNMGKISPDQDKQREMEIGPNRCAVR